One region of Thermodesulfobacteriota bacterium genomic DNA includes:
- a CDS encoding glycosyltransferase — protein sequence MKRKNVFINISVGLAFAVLTFGFWALTNRPSTEPPWPPSVAGMSFSPIRVNQDPSLNIYPSVAEIEEDIARLQGQVRSLRTYGVAGTLGEVPALAKKYRMTVTLGAWLTADPADNEKEISKLIAICKANKDTVKRVIVGNEALLRGELTAREVCVYLDQVRSSLKIPVSTGEPWNVWIANPILAKHVDFIAAHFLPYWEGIHLDGAIGHIQATYKMLQEKFPRKPILMAEVGWPSNGRTRKSSVASEANEAIFLRRYLAVAHANDYDYYIMEAFDQPWKKDSEGSVGAYWGVFDVFRNQKFAFTEPVVPKPHWRLLAGGSILVAFLTFLVLLFDSNTIKGRGKSFLAAVAHLFGISLVWIGYDYANQYLTPTTVIVGIVLAIGFFGINLVILIEAHEWVETSWVKRRRRFFSQVIKPPGTKPGRLPKVSIHVPVHNEPPDMLKGTLNSLSQLDYPNFEVLIIDNNTKDPAKWQPVADYCQALGERFRFFHVDPLRGYKAGALNFALANMTPDAEIVAVIDSDYQVRPSWLMDLVPILDDPGIGFVQAPQDYRDGDESLFKSMCYAEYRGFFHIGMVTRNDRNAIIEHGTMTMIRASVMKRIGGWAEWCITEDAELGLRIMEHGFQGAYVEESYGKGLIPDTFTDYKRQRYRWAYGAIQILKRHRRALFSKEKTTHLSIGQRYHFVAGWLPWISDSLNLFYTFGAILWSVLMMLDPRHVDPPLAIFMFPPLALFCFKIMKLTYLYRTRIKSTRLETFAAALAGLALSHTISKAILTGMFSSEMPFFRTPKGGNRPALFNALSAATEETGIVVLLWMVSAGVILCQPYENTSAKLWSMVLLIQSLPYLATLIVSLTNALPMRKAGKPLSAPTGQIPLKSDT from the coding sequence ATGAAAAGAAAAAACGTCTTTATCAACATTTCGGTCGGTCTGGCATTTGCCGTTCTCACCTTCGGTTTCTGGGCGCTCACCAATCGTCCTTCCACGGAGCCGCCATGGCCCCCGTCGGTGGCTGGAATGTCTTTTTCGCCCATCCGCGTCAATCAGGACCCTTCGCTCAACATCTATCCCTCCGTGGCGGAAATCGAAGAGGATATCGCCCGGCTCCAGGGGCAGGTCCGTTCCTTACGAACATACGGCGTCGCCGGCACCCTGGGCGAGGTCCCCGCCCTGGCCAAGAAATACCGCATGACGGTGACCCTCGGTGCCTGGCTGACCGCCGACCCCGCCGACAATGAAAAAGAGATCAGCAAACTGATCGCCATCTGCAAAGCCAACAAAGACACGGTCAAACGGGTCATCGTCGGTAATGAAGCGCTTCTCCGGGGTGAGTTGACCGCCAGGGAGGTCTGCGTCTATCTGGATCAAGTCCGATCATCACTGAAAATTCCCGTCAGCACCGGCGAACCCTGGAACGTATGGATCGCCAATCCTATTCTGGCCAAGCATGTGGATTTCATTGCCGCCCATTTTCTGCCCTACTGGGAAGGCATCCACCTGGACGGCGCCATCGGCCATATTCAAGCGACCTATAAAATGCTGCAGGAGAAATTCCCCAGAAAGCCCATTCTGATGGCGGAAGTGGGCTGGCCCAGCAACGGCCGGACCCGCAAAAGCTCCGTGGCCTCGGAAGCCAACGAGGCTATTTTCCTGCGGCGATACCTGGCCGTGGCCCACGCCAATGATTATGATTATTATATAATGGAAGCCTTTGATCAACCCTGGAAAAAGGACTCGGAAGGATCGGTCGGGGCCTACTGGGGCGTTTTTGATGTTTTTCGGAACCAGAAGTTCGCCTTTACCGAGCCCGTGGTGCCCAAGCCCCACTGGCGATTGCTGGCCGGGGGTTCCATCCTGGTCGCCTTCCTGACCTTCCTGGTACTCCTGTTTGACAGTAACACCATCAAAGGCCGCGGTAAAAGCTTTCTGGCCGCCGTCGCTCACCTCTTCGGCATCAGCCTGGTCTGGATCGGATATGACTACGCCAATCAATATCTGACGCCGACTACGGTGATCGTCGGCATCGTCCTGGCCATCGGATTCTTCGGCATCAACCTGGTCATACTGATCGAGGCCCATGAATGGGTGGAAACTTCGTGGGTCAAGCGGCGCCGACGTTTTTTCAGCCAGGTGATCAAACCGCCGGGAACCAAACCCGGCCGCCTGCCCAAGGTGTCCATCCATGTGCCGGTTCACAATGAACCGCCCGATATGCTCAAGGGCACCTTAAACAGCCTGTCTCAACTCGACTACCCGAATTTTGAAGTCCTGATTATCGACAACAACACCAAGGACCCCGCCAAATGGCAGCCGGTGGCCGACTACTGCCAGGCCCTGGGAGAGCGGTTCCGGTTCTTCCATGTCGACCCCCTGCGGGGCTATAAAGCCGGAGCACTTAATTTCGCTCTGGCCAACATGACGCCGGACGCCGAGATCGTGGCGGTCATCGACAGCGACTACCAGGTGAGGCCCTCCTGGTTGATGGACCTGGTGCCCATCCTGGACGATCCGGGCATCGGCTTTGTCCAGGCGCCCCAGGATTACCGTGACGGCGACGAGAGCCTCTTCAAATCCATGTGCTATGCGGAGTACAGGGGCTTTTTCCACATCGGCATGGTGACCCGGAACGACCGTAACGCCATTATCGAGCACGGTACCATGACCATGATCCGGGCCTCGGTCATGAAGCGAATCGGTGGCTGGGCCGAATGGTGCATCACCGAAGACGCCGAACTGGGCCTGCGCATCATGGAACATGGTTTTCAAGGAGCCTATGTCGAGGAAAGCTACGGCAAGGGCCTGATCCCCGACACCTTCACCGACTATAAGCGGCAGCGGTACCGCTGGGCCTACGGCGCCATTCAGATTCTCAAGCGTCACCGTCGGGCCCTGTTTTCGAAAGAAAAGACCACCCATCTTTCCATCGGTCAGCGCTACCACTTCGTGGCCGGGTGGCTGCCCTGGATTTCCGACAGCCTGAACCTGTTCTACACCTTCGGGGCCATTCTCTGGTCTGTGTTAATGATGCTCGACCCCCGGCATGTGGATCCGCCACTGGCCATTTTCATGTTTCCGCCCCTGGCCCTGTTCTGTTTCAAAATCATGAAACTGACCTACCTGTACCGCACGCGGATCAAGTCCACGCGCCTGGAAACCTTCGCCGCCGCACTGGCCGGACTGGCCCTGTCTCATACCATTTCCAAGGCCATCCTGACAGGCATGTTCAGTTCGGAAATGCCCTTTTTCAGAACACCGAAGGGGGGAAACCGGCCGGCCCTGTTCAACGCCCTGTCGGCCGCCACCGAAGAGACCGGCATCGTCGTGCTGCTCTGGATGGTGTCCGCCGGCGTTATTCTGTGTCAACCGTATGAGAACACCAGCGCCAAGCTCTGGTCGATGGTGCTGCTGATCCAGTCGCTGCCGTACCTGGCAACCCTGATTGTATCACTGACCAACGCCCTGCCCATGCGAAAAGCAGGCAAACCCCTGTCCGCGCCGACCGGGCAAATCCCCCTCAAATCGGACACGTAA
- a CDS encoding MarR family transcriptional regulator, giving the protein MITDGSQSPECMIFLLSKAYQKGHALVKKRLLPYGLTNIQYVILEALWLADGLSAVELGAVLAIDKATLSGVLERISEGGWIEKRSDDRDRRAIRIFLTEKANRMKETLQKERQAANDELLSKFTIEERVLLRRLLKDIS; this is encoded by the coding sequence ATGATAACGGACGGCAGTCAGTCCCCGGAATGCATGATTTTTCTTCTTTCCAAGGCTTACCAGAAAGGGCACGCCCTGGTGAAAAAGCGGTTGCTGCCGTATGGCCTTACCAATATCCAGTATGTGATCCTGGAGGCATTGTGGCTGGCTGACGGCCTGTCCGCCGTGGAGCTGGGCGCCGTCCTGGCCATTGACAAGGCCACGCTGTCCGGAGTCCTGGAACGGATAAGCGAAGGCGGCTGGATAGAAAAACGAAGCGACGACCGGGACCGGCGCGCCATCCGGATTTTTTTGACGGAAAAAGCCAATCGCATGAAGGAGACACTTCAGAAGGAGCGGCAGGCAGCCAATGATGAGCTTCTTTCGAAGTTCACCATTGAAGAAAGGGTGCTGCTGCGGCGGCTGCTCAAGGATATATCGTAA